The Penaeus chinensis breed Huanghai No. 1 chromosome 36, ASM1920278v2, whole genome shotgun sequence genome includes a region encoding these proteins:
- the LOC125044683 gene encoding translation initiation factor eIF-2B subunit alpha-like, which translates to MKPFDISTYFLEEISKDEDMSPAIAAMKALTESLRMDDSTTLQEFIEKMKVAREALSRTDVSVVSVSSGCELFMRFITLSHLELEQATDFASCREILLRRGEDFVSSMQESRKKILRSSHNLIKDGMVILTHSKSRNVLAVMAEAARQGRQFKVFVTESQPDRSGKRMAEDLRAAGIPCTVILDAAVGYVMEQVTMVMLGAEGVCENGGIINKIGSYSLATLAHMKHKPVYVLVESYKFLRTIPLNNASLPKSYLYKSSVLNSGEDLIPEHPLVDYTPPDNITLLYTDLGVLPTSAITEHLIKLYT; encoded by the exons ATGAAGCCTTTTG ATATTTCAACATACTTTTTAGAAGAAATATCCAAGGATGAGGATATGTCCCCAGCCATTGCGGCTATGAAGGCCTTAACCGAGTCTCTGCGTATGGATGACTCAACAACATTGCAGGAATTCATTG AGAAGATGAAGGTAGCTCGAGAAGCCTTGAGTAGGACAGATGTTTCAGTAGTGTCTGTGTCATCAGGATGTGAACTTTTCATGAGATTCATCACACTTTCACACTTGGAGCTGGAACAGGCGACA GATTTTGCTTCTTGTCGTGAAATTCTACTAAGGAGAGGTGAAGACTTTGTGAGCAGCATGCAAGAGAGCCGTAAAAAGATCCTACGTTCAAGTCACAACTTAATCAAAGATGGCATGGTGATCCTGACTCATTCTAAATCACGAAATGTCTTGGCTGTGATGGCAGAAGCAGCAAGACAAGGGAGACAGTTTAAGGTTTTTGTTACTGAATCACAACCAGATCGCTCAGG AAAAAGAATGGCAGAAGACCTGAGAGCTGCAGGCATACCATGCACAGTAATTTTAGATGCTGCCGTGGGCTATGTAATGGAGCAAGTAACAATGGTTATGTTGGGTGCAGAAGGTGTGTGTGAAAATGGAGGAATTATTAACAAG ATTGGCAGTTACTCTTTAGCAACTCTAGCCCACATGAAACACAAACCAGTTTATGTGTTGGTAGAGAGTTACAAGTTTCTTCGAACCATCCCACTCAACAATGCTTCTCTCCCAAAATCTTACTTG TATAAATCATCAGTTCTGAATTCCGGTGAAGACTTGATACCAGAACACCCCCTTGTAGACTACACTCCTCCAGATAACATAACTCTCCTGTATACAGACCTGGGGGTGTTACCAACTTCTGCTATTACAGAGCATCTCATTAAATTGTACACATAG